In the Leptospira selangorensis genome, one interval contains:
- a CDS encoding adenylate/guanylate cyclase domain-containing protein, giving the protein MSDSRRKTRFFILAILICSLFFSCAEAKGKERPKAENGILDLSNWDFEKDGTVELNGDWRYYWKELIPPKNFQDDLVSDPSGFIPVPGVWNGHPLKGEPLPAIGYITYHLRLYLPEHAPDLAIRIDDGQGSAYSLYWNGKLVAYNGHPGPSPEEESPEYLAQTSSVSHSKQVDLVMHISNHYHRNGGFQMPILLGDSSRIFAARDRNRMTNAFLAGSLLIMGLYHMGLFLFRKKEMEILWFSLTCLAITSRVLTSGERFIGEAFRNVPWNIFIRVEYLSFYLGVPFMAMFMRTLYPAQFRKTSMIVILTLSLPPCLSIIVLPPALFSYTLPYYQALIVLGGIYGMIMLTIAIFKGLQGAKLMLLGLGIFFAAVLNDFIFYQFHVGPGYLTPAGLFLLTFADAALLGRRIATAFNTSEELSVNLEKKVVERTKELAEERDRTDLLLLNILPKPVAEELKLKGSVTPVYYESASILFTDFVGFTKIAAEMVPKDLVEDLHNCFSEFDSIVSRLGLEKLKTIGDSYMCAGGIPNTNSTHPVDNCLAGLEFLRFMNKMAESKSQMGLQFWELRVGVHTGPVTSGVIGSNKFAYDVWGDAVNLASRMESSGKPGHLNISGSTYELVKDFFVCEHRGKVQAKGKGEVDMYFVNSIRPELSLDTKGISPNEKFESLRNELNLKLSAV; this is encoded by the coding sequence ATGAGTGATTCACGTCGTAAAACTCGTTTTTTTATTTTAGCAATTCTTATTTGTTCTCTATTCTTCTCCTGTGCCGAAGCAAAAGGAAAAGAAAGACCCAAGGCGGAAAATGGAATCTTAGATCTAAGCAATTGGGATTTCGAAAAAGATGGAACAGTAGAATTAAACGGAGACTGGAGATATTATTGGAAGGAACTCATTCCTCCTAAAAATTTCCAAGACGATCTTGTTTCAGATCCAAGCGGGTTCATTCCTGTTCCTGGTGTATGGAATGGACATCCTTTAAAAGGAGAACCTTTACCTGCAATAGGATACATCACCTATCACCTAAGATTATACTTACCCGAACATGCTCCCGATCTTGCAATACGAATAGACGACGGCCAAGGTTCTGCATATTCCTTATATTGGAACGGCAAGTTAGTCGCTTATAATGGGCATCCAGGCCCTTCTCCGGAAGAAGAAAGTCCCGAATATCTTGCTCAAACAAGCTCCGTTTCTCATTCAAAACAAGTGGATCTAGTGATGCATATTTCGAATCACTACCATAGAAACGGCGGGTTCCAAATGCCGATCTTACTCGGTGACTCTTCCCGAATTTTTGCGGCAAGAGATCGGAACAGAATGACTAACGCGTTTTTGGCAGGATCTTTACTCATCATGGGTCTTTATCATATGGGTCTTTTCCTATTTCGCAAAAAAGAAATGGAGATCCTTTGGTTCTCCCTTACTTGTCTTGCTATCACTTCCAGAGTACTTACCAGCGGAGAAAGATTTATAGGAGAAGCGTTCAGAAATGTTCCTTGGAATATTTTTATACGTGTAGAATATCTCTCCTTTTATTTAGGCGTACCTTTTATGGCTATGTTTATGAGGACTTTGTATCCTGCTCAATTCAGGAAAACATCCATGATCGTTATTTTAACATTATCACTCCCTCCATGTTTATCGATTATAGTCCTTCCTCCTGCACTTTTCAGTTATACACTCCCTTATTACCAAGCATTGATCGTATTGGGCGGAATATATGGTATGATCATGTTGACCATAGCTATATTCAAAGGTTTACAAGGCGCAAAATTAATGTTACTCGGTTTGGGAATATTCTTTGCAGCCGTTTTGAATGACTTTATTTTTTACCAATTCCACGTCGGACCTGGGTATCTAACTCCTGCCGGTCTATTCTTATTGACATTTGCAGATGCGGCTTTGTTGGGTAGAAGGATCGCAACTGCGTTCAATACCAGCGAAGAATTATCAGTCAATCTGGAGAAAAAGGTAGTAGAAAGAACAAAAGAACTAGCGGAAGAAAGAGACCGAACAGATTTACTATTATTGAATATTCTTCCTAAACCTGTTGCAGAAGAATTAAAATTAAAAGGATCTGTGACTCCCGTATATTACGAATCTGCAAGCATACTATTTACGGACTTTGTAGGATTTACTAAAATTGCAGCGGAGATGGTACCAAAAGATCTGGTAGAAGACCTACATAATTGTTTTTCCGAATTCGATTCAATCGTATCACGTTTAGGTTTAGAAAAACTCAAAACAATCGGTGATTCTTATATGTGTGCCGGAGGAATTCCTAATACGAACTCTACTCACCCAGTGGACAACTGTTTGGCCGGTTTAGAATTTCTAAGGTTTATGAATAAGATGGCTGAGTCCAAATCACAAATGGGACTTCAATTCTGGGAATTAAGAGTTGGTGTTCATACTGGACCGGTGACTTCCGGAGTAATAGGATCCAATAAATTCGCTTATGATGTTTGGGGAGATGCGGTCAATCTTGCGAGTAGAATGGAATCCTCAGGTAAACCGGGGCATTTAAATATTTCAGGCTCCACCTACGAACTAGTGAAAGATTTTTTTGTATGCGAGCATAGAGGAAAGGTCCAAGCAAAAGGAAAAGGAGAAGTGGATATGTATTTTGTGAATTCTATTCGCCCTGAACTTTCCTTGGACACAAAAGGAATTTCTCCAAACGAAAAATTCGAATCTCTAAGAAACGAATTAAATCTGAAATTAAGCGCGGTATGA
- a CDS encoding TonB-dependent receptor yields the protein MRLPAFFKSEIDNTGDLGEDDRRLLFAAFFVFAFASFLVAHLFTRNILFKILGEDPIVQVKERAEREKIYEVLLEQEFVDKKIKDEYKALSNVESAGSGGITKEKGFHTLSPFREFVMGNIFKNPSKASPQNAQKKTEEEKVYEVAILKQDPVEFTNPNEQTPEQTPATGRMTKIPMNYRFQQDMLFRWDGSSSMSIPTKKLVGYEYFKRMLRQIEQSFSPPGGGNFGYRDGAGTVIREAIEPGEAKVQFLLNDAGQVIDTKLISSQGQSLVDQSCVDALRGQNFGRVPEDVKAQGMIYGITFIFPRIYRR from the coding sequence ATGCGGCTCCCGGCCTTTTTTAAAAGTGAAATAGATAATACAGGAGATTTAGGAGAAGACGATCGTCGCCTTCTATTCGCTGCTTTTTTCGTATTTGCATTCGCTTCATTCTTAGTAGCTCACTTATTCACACGCAATATTCTATTTAAGATCTTGGGAGAAGACCCGATCGTTCAGGTAAAAGAAAGAGCGGAACGAGAAAAAATTTACGAAGTCCTATTAGAGCAGGAGTTCGTAGACAAAAAGATCAAGGACGAATACAAGGCATTGTCTAATGTAGAGTCTGCGGGTTCCGGTGGTATCACCAAGGAGAAAGGTTTTCATACACTTTCTCCTTTTCGTGAATTCGTAATGGGAAATATTTTCAAAAATCCTTCCAAGGCAAGTCCTCAAAATGCCCAAAAGAAAACGGAAGAAGAAAAAGTATATGAGGTCGCTATCCTAAAACAGGATCCCGTAGAATTTACGAATCCTAATGAACAAACTCCGGAGCAAACTCCAGCTACCGGAAGAATGACAAAAATCCCAATGAATTATCGTTTCCAACAAGATATGTTATTTCGTTGGGATGGAAGTTCTTCTATGAGTATTCCTACTAAGAAGTTAGTGGGTTATGAATATTTCAAAAGAATGCTCCGCCAGATTGAGCAAAGTTTTTCTCCTCCCGGTGGAGGAAACTTTGGATATCGTGACGGCGCTGGAACAGTGATCCGAGAAGCGATAGAACCTGGGGAAGCAAAAGTCCAATTTTTATTAAACGATGCGGGCCAGGTTATCGATACAAAACTAATCTCTTCCCAAGGACAATCCTTAGTGGACCAATCCTGTGTGGATGCTTTAAGAGGGCAAAATTTCGGAAGAGTTCCTGAAGATGTAAAAGCGCAAGGAATGATTTACGGAATTACTTTTATCTTCCCTCGTATTTATAGAAGATAA
- the ruvB gene encoding Holliday junction branch migration DNA helicase RuvB, whose translation MAGHTLNPEDKFDDEISLRPSLFSEFIGQKEILSNLGVFVGAAKKRGQALDHVLLSGPPGLGKTTLAGIISQELGTRIVVTSAPVLTRGADLAKLLTDLEERDILFIDEIHSLGRKVEEILYPAMENFMIDLLVGEGITAQTIQIKLKPFTLIGATTRSGLISDPLKSRFGIHFRLEYYDDAEMKDIVLRSSKILGYEIEENAAFEIGRRSRKTPRIANHLLKRVRDFAEVKGEKQIRIPACEEAFFRLGIDELGLDRMDRQILECMIDRYKGGPVGLKPIAAVIGEEERTLEDHYESYMVRVGLINRTSSGRVATEKAYKLMDRVPPAFGKRIEEDAAPGLF comes from the coding sequence TTGGCAGGACATACCTTAAATCCGGAGGATAAATTTGACGATGAGATATCTCTTCGTCCCTCCTTATTCTCCGAGTTTATAGGACAAAAAGAGATCCTGTCCAATCTAGGTGTTTTTGTAGGCGCCGCTAAAAAAAGAGGCCAGGCCCTGGATCATGTACTTTTATCAGGGCCTCCTGGTCTTGGCAAGACTACACTTGCCGGTATCATTTCCCAAGAACTTGGCACTAGGATCGTAGTAACTTCCGCTCCTGTTTTGACTAGAGGAGCAGACCTCGCAAAATTACTCACCGATCTGGAAGAGAGAGATATATTATTTATAGATGAAATTCATTCCTTAGGCCGCAAGGTAGAAGAGATCCTATATCCTGCGATGGAAAATTTCATGATCGATCTTCTTGTGGGAGAGGGGATCACAGCTCAGACCATTCAGATCAAATTAAAACCATTCACTTTGATCGGCGCCACCACTCGGAGCGGACTCATCTCTGATCCACTCAAGAGTAGATTCGGTATCCATTTCCGTTTGGAATATTACGACGATGCTGAAATGAAAGATATCGTCCTTCGATCTTCCAAGATCTTGGGTTACGAGATAGAAGAGAACGCCGCATTCGAGATAGGAAGAAGGTCCCGAAAAACTCCAAGGATCGCGAACCATTTACTCAAAAGAGTAAGGGACTTTGCAGAGGTAAAAGGAGAAAAACAGATCCGAATCCCCGCCTGCGAAGAGGCTTTTTTCCGCCTGGGGATAGACGAATTGGGCCTGGATAGAATGGATCGCCAGATTTTGGAATGTATGATCGATAGGTACAAGGGTGGCCCTGTTGGTCTAAAACCGATCGCCGCAGTAATCGGAGAGGAAGAAAGGACTCTGGAAGACCATTACGAATCCTACATGGTAAGAGTTGGCTTGATCAATAGAACCTCTTCCGGTAGAGTAGCCACGGAGAAGGCTTATAAGCTGATGGACAGAGTCCCTCCGGCTTTCGGCAAAAGAATAGAAGAAGATGCGGCTCCCGGCCTTTTTTAA
- a CDS encoding S1C family serine protease, translating to MKKTDRFKNFLVIGISVMAGVILSPILYCGTGNDSALFLNAKSDREPSASAKAAVSIQKAFEEVYENVSPSVVLIATEGTVNVPQYNDPFQEFFYGPQGRVRNQKRKVSGLGSGFILNKEGYILTNDHVVRNFDKFKVVFKNVKEPVSAKLIGTDPMIDVALLKVEANQDLQPIEIGDSSAVKVGDWAIAIGAPFGLEQSMTVGVISKVGRGGIDNSGVHYIQTDAAINQGNSGGPLLDINGRVVGINRMIVSPSGGSIGLGFAIPINEAKAIVEELKSGGKVKRARLGVALDDLTEETAKELKLSGPEGAFVRQVQNGSAAAEAGIDVEDVILEIDGTKIKNANDVVSKIRASKVGQRVSIVVFRKGQILKISVKLAE from the coding sequence ATGAAAAAAACCGACAGATTCAAAAATTTCCTGGTGATAGGCATATCCGTAATGGCCGGAGTGATCCTCTCTCCGATCTTGTATTGCGGAACAGGAAATGACAGTGCATTATTTCTAAATGCAAAATCAGATAGAGAGCCAAGTGCATCTGCGAAAGCAGCAGTCTCCATCCAAAAAGCATTTGAAGAAGTTTATGAAAACGTTTCTCCAAGTGTTGTTTTAATCGCAACCGAAGGAACAGTAAACGTTCCTCAATACAATGATCCATTCCAAGAATTCTTTTACGGACCTCAAGGTAGAGTAAGAAATCAAAAAAGAAAAGTGAGCGGACTTGGTTCCGGTTTTATCCTCAATAAAGAAGGATATATTCTCACCAACGATCACGTAGTTCGTAATTTCGATAAATTTAAAGTAGTTTTTAAGAATGTTAAAGAGCCTGTTTCCGCTAAGTTGATCGGAACAGACCCGATGATCGACGTTGCCCTTTTAAAGGTAGAAGCGAACCAAGATCTTCAGCCGATTGAGATAGGAGATTCTTCTGCCGTGAAAGTGGGAGACTGGGCGATCGCGATCGGTGCTCCATTCGGTTTGGAACAATCCATGACTGTAGGAGTAATTTCCAAAGTAGGAAGAGGTGGAATCGATAATTCTGGAGTTCATTATATCCAGACGGATGCTGCGATCAACCAAGGAAATTCAGGAGGACCACTTCTCGATATTAATGGAAGAGTGGTAGGTATCAACCGTATGATCGTTTCTCCAAGTGGTGGATCTATCGGTCTAGGTTTTGCTATTCCAATCAATGAAGCTAAGGCAATCGTAGAAGAATTAAAATCCGGTGGAAAAGTCAAACGTGCTCGCTTAGGTGTCGCGTTGGATGATCTTACCGAAGAAACCGCAAAAGAACTCAAACTTTCCGGACCGGAAGGTGCATTCGTTCGCCAGGTACAGAACGGTAGCGCTGCCGCCGAAGCAGGTATCGATGTAGAAGACGTGATCCTGGAAATAGACGGAACAAAGATCAAGAACGCAAACGATGTGGTTTCTAAGATCAGAGCTTCTAAAGTAGGACAACGTGTTTCGATTGTCGTATTTAGAAAAGGCCAGATCTTAAAAATTTCAGTCAAGCTGGCGGAGTGA
- the tmk gene encoding dTMP kinase, which produces MAQIPGFYVFEGLDGSGKSTLSVRVLDLLTSKHVPAICFAEPTRYESGLYLRKFLSGEIELSPENQIKAFLEDREVSLSRNILPSLSQKKIVLLDRYMYSTAAYQSGEFFSAKEILKKNLDRGFPEPEKVFYLEIQPEEALARLKGRDTTKDRFETISALTKIKKAYEEILPENTIRLDAKLPTEELLKLVTEKISY; this is translated from the coding sequence ATGGCACAAATACCAGGATTTTACGTTTTTGAAGGTTTAGACGGAAGTGGCAAAAGTACCCTATCTGTCCGAGTCTTAGACCTTCTTACCTCCAAACATGTTCCAGCAATTTGTTTTGCGGAACCAACTCGGTACGAATCCGGGCTTTATCTTAGAAAATTTTTAAGCGGAGAAATTGAACTTTCTCCAGAAAACCAAATCAAAGCATTTTTAGAAGACAGAGAAGTTTCGCTCAGCCGAAATATCCTACCTTCACTCTCCCAAAAAAAGATCGTGCTACTCGATCGATATATGTATTCCACTGCGGCTTATCAATCTGGGGAATTTTTCTCAGCAAAAGAGATCCTGAAAAAGAATTTAGACAGAGGATTTCCTGAACCCGAAAAAGTTTTTTATCTGGAAATACAACCGGAAGAAGCTTTAGCGAGATTGAAGGGAAGAGACACTACTAAAGATAGATTTGAAACGATCAGCGCTTTGACTAAGATCAAAAAGGCTTACGAAGAAATTCTTCCGGAGAATACCATCCGTTTAGATGCAAAACTCCCCACGGAAGAATTATTAAAACTAGTAACCGAAAAAATCTCTTATTGA
- a CDS encoding LIC10421/LIC12816 family protein, giving the protein MKIQSLVGLISILSLFPFALSSFSAEEETKLIEKALVESLSTAEQKEAFQKYLVNLSKKKRNEATHLRELASTEPKHHSSQARKKKLVELAAQLDKEASIHEETLKTLQQSLVQ; this is encoded by the coding sequence ATGAAGATCCAATCACTTGTCGGACTAATTTCAATTCTGTCCCTATTTCCATTTGCACTTTCTTCCTTCTCCGCAGAAGAAGAAACAAAACTGATCGAAAAGGCATTGGTGGAAAGTTTATCCACCGCAGAGCAAAAAGAAGCGTTCCAAAAATACCTGGTCAATCTTTCCAAAAAGAAAAGAAATGAAGCAACCCATTTGAGAGAACTTGCTTCCACAGAACCAAAACATCATTCTTCTCAAGCTCGTAAAAAGAAGTTAGTAGAACTTGCAGCTCAACTGGACAAGGAAGCTTCTATCCATGAAGAGACCTTAAAAACTCTGCAACAATCCTTGGTTCAATAA
- the omp85 gene encoding Omp85 family outer membrane protein translates to MFSLRHFFLACILIPVSIFSEGEKVAIDLNESKRLSKQELEEKRSGWYATGLPVFSEDPVRGQGYGARGFLYQNGNRSDPYFEFQPYKYRFGAQAYKTTKGADYYEFTFDSPFLFDTAYRLKTSVSYSTNKNSQYFGIGTDTLREIQYRDRNQPTGQLKNGGSFSDLEDALSYRRPSSPGSVYPYESNVLYNTYEFRSSTATFSVDKTFWGAFRWIIAPEFSQNVIRTYDYPNGRIATNGDYYSVARDPSTGWGSSYPNGISKLTKDYQAGLINGYHGGNVNYIHIGLAYDTRDFEPDPDSGVLLEMNYSSSSKRAGSDFEFEKFFTQGKFFYMPFPKLFEELVVAGRAGLHYSKGEVPFSEYRYMWSIDGPINGLGGLQTLRGYRQERFIAPMIGFGNLEIRWRFGAFKFWDQLVTLSLVPFYDFGRVWNGYHDISTQGYKFSYGTGLRIIWNQATVILIDYAKSREDSQLFIDIGQIF, encoded by the coding sequence ATGTTTTCTCTTCGGCATTTTTTTCTAGCCTGTATCTTGATCCCTGTTTCGATTTTTTCGGAAGGGGAGAAGGTTGCAATCGACCTAAACGAATCCAAACGTCTCTCTAAACAAGAGCTGGAGGAAAAAAGAAGCGGTTGGTATGCGACCGGCCTTCCTGTTTTTTCAGAAGATCCTGTAAGAGGACAAGGTTACGGTGCCAGAGGATTTTTATACCAGAATGGAAATCGTTCCGATCCTTATTTTGAATTCCAACCTTACAAATATAGATTCGGTGCTCAAGCATACAAGACTACGAAAGGTGCGGACTACTATGAGTTTACTTTTGATAGTCCGTTTCTTTTCGACACCGCCTATAGATTAAAGACAAGTGTTTCTTATAGCACAAATAAGAACTCTCAGTATTTCGGGATCGGAACCGATACGTTACGCGAAATTCAGTATAGAGATAGGAATCAGCCTACAGGCCAATTGAAAAATGGCGGAAGTTTTTCCGATCTTGAAGATGCTCTTTCCTATCGCAGACCTTCTTCTCCCGGATCCGTATATCCGTATGAAAGTAATGTTTTATATAATACATACGAATTTCGTTCTTCTACCGCTACATTCTCGGTCGATAAAACTTTCTGGGGAGCTTTCCGCTGGATCATTGCTCCTGAGTTTTCCCAAAACGTGATCCGAACTTATGATTATCCGAATGGAAGGATTGCTACCAATGGAGATTATTATTCTGTAGCGAGGGATCCTTCCACTGGTTGGGGTTCTTCTTATCCGAACGGAATATCTAAACTTACCAAAGATTACCAAGCAGGTCTTATTAATGGTTATCACGGTGGAAATGTAAATTATATCCATATAGGACTTGCTTACGATACTAGAGATTTCGAACCGGATCCTGATTCCGGTGTTTTATTAGAGATGAATTATTCTTCTTCTTCCAAACGTGCCGGTTCGGATTTCGAGTTTGAGAAGTTTTTTACCCAAGGTAAATTTTTCTATATGCCTTTCCCGAAACTTTTCGAAGAGCTTGTGGTGGCAGGAAGAGCGGGACTTCATTATTCAAAAGGTGAGGTTCCTTTTTCAGAATATCGTTATATGTGGTCCATTGATGGGCCGATCAACGGATTGGGTGGTCTTCAAACTCTAAGAGGTTATAGACAGGAAAGATTTATCGCTCCTATGATCGGTTTCGGAAATTTAGAGATACGTTGGAGATTCGGAGCATTCAAATTTTGGGATCAGTTGGTTACTTTGAGTCTTGTTCCATTTTATGATTTTGGTAGAGTATGGAACGGATATCATGATATAAGCACACAAGGTTATAAATTTTCTTACGGCACGGGCCTTCGAATTATTTGGAACCAGGCCACGGTTATCTTGATAGATTATGCTAAGTCCAGAGAAGATTCTCAATTATTCATCGATATAGGCCAGATTTTCTAA
- the vapC gene encoding type II toxin-antitoxin system tRNA(fMet)-specific endonuclease VapC produces MNKYLLDTNICIYIINQRPDSVYKKFKKVALENIYISSITEFELYFGVEKSLHKEKNRRALADFIGYLNILPFDSNSSAIAAKLRFSLEKSGKPIGPFDLLIASQAISNDHILVTNNEKEFKRIKELKLVNWI; encoded by the coding sequence ATGAATAAGTATCTTTTAGATACAAACATTTGCATTTATATCATAAATCAAAGACCTGATTCGGTTTATAAAAAATTTAAGAAGGTAGCTTTAGAGAATATCTATATCTCTTCTATTACAGAATTTGAATTATACTTTGGCGTTGAAAAAAGCCTTCATAAAGAAAAGAATAGAAGAGCATTGGCCGATTTTATTGGATATTTGAATATACTACCATTTGATAGCAATTCGTCAGCAATCGCCGCTAAATTACGTTTCAGTTTAGAAAAGTCGGGGAAGCCGATAGGTCCTTTTGATCTCTTAATAGCCTCTCAGGCTATTTCGAATGATCATATCCTTGTGACTAATAATGAAAAAGAATTCAAAAGGATTAAGGAATTAAAGCTGGTTAATTGGATATAA
- the vapB gene encoding type II toxin-antitoxin system antitoxin VapB, which produces MNRAKIFKNGDSQAVRLPKEYRFKGKEVYIHKEGEIVVLTPIEDAVDRLWNTLNEFSNDLKIERDQPKDYDRRDPI; this is translated from the coding sequence ATGAATCGAGCCAAAATATTCAAAAATGGAGACAGCCAGGCAGTCCGCCTTCCTAAAGAATATAGATTTAAAGGTAAAGAAGTCTATATCCATAAGGAAGGGGAGATCGTAGTATTAACTCCTATAGAGGATGCTGTAGATAGACTTTGGAATACTCTAAATGAATTTTCCAATGATTTAAAAATAGAAAGGGATCAGCCTAAGGATTATGATAGGCGTGATCCTATATGA
- a CDS encoding NAD(P)H-binding protein — translation MKIIITGSLGHISKPLAEDLIAKGHSVTVISSKPERRKEIETIGAIASIGKMEDSEFLSQTFQGADIVYVMEAIGYESFFDHNLDIMETIRRIANSYKIAIEQSGIKKVIHLSSIGAHTNSDSGILAFHHDAENILKKLPNDVSIKFMRPVGFYYNMFAFIQTIKTRGTIISNYGGDEIEPWVSTSDIAKVIAEEIEKPFEGRSIRYIASDEVSPNEIAKILGEEIGKPDLKWVVISDEEALNGMIAAGMNPKTAKGFMEMNASRRGGVLYEDYFRNRPKLEKTKLKDFAKDFASAYERIN, via the coding sequence ATGAAGATTATTATTACAGGTTCACTCGGACATATCAGTAAACCGCTTGCGGAAGATTTGATCGCCAAGGGTCATTCAGTTACCGTTATCAGTAGTAAGCCGGAACGAAGGAAGGAAATAGAAACGATAGGCGCGATTGCTTCTATCGGTAAAATGGAAGATAGCGAATTTTTATCGCAAACTTTTCAAGGTGCGGATATAGTCTATGTTATGGAAGCGATCGGCTACGAGAGCTTTTTTGATCATAACCTGGATATAATGGAAACAATTCGTCGGATTGCAAATAGTTATAAAATAGCCATCGAACAATCCGGAATTAAGAAAGTGATCCATTTGAGTAGTATAGGAGCGCATACCAATTCGGATAGTGGGATACTTGCCTTTCATCATGACGCGGAAAATATTCTAAAAAAATTGCCAAACGACGTTTCGATTAAGTTTATGCGTCCGGTGGGATTTTATTATAATATGTTCGCGTTTATACAAACGATAAAGACAAGAGGGACTATCATCTCCAATTATGGAGGAGACGAAATAGAACCTTGGGTTTCCACTTCGGATATTGCGAAGGTAATTGCAGAAGAGATTGAAAAACCTTTTGAAGGAAGAAGTATCCGTTATATCGCAAGTGACGAGGTTTCACCGAATGAAATCGCAAAAATTTTGGGAGAAGAGATCGGAAAGCCTGATCTAAAATGGGTAGTTATCTCCGATGAAGAAGCATTGAACGGTATGATCGCAGCCGGAATGAATCCAAAAACTGCAAAAGGTTTTATGGAAATGAACGCGTCCAGAAGAGGCGGAGTATTATATGAAGACTATTTCCGGAACCGACCTAAATTGGAAAAGACCAAATTAAAGGACTTTGCTAAAGATTTTGCTTCGGCTTATGAAAGAATAAACTAG
- a CDS encoding helix-turn-helix domain-containing protein: MKEIQKPYRIKTISEFHQLRGLPKPEHPLISVVDYGSIIHSSDFNLTSWTLDFYSISLKRNSAVKMKYGQQEYDFDDGILFFMAPGQVFRIEIGNDRKPEHSGWILLVHPDFIWNSTLAKNIRKYEYFDYSVNEALFLSEKEEVVLNDIVGNIRQEYHSNIDKFSQDIIISHITTLLNYAERFYHRQFITRKITNHKILDRLEEILVEYFREGDLREKGLPSVQYVAELLNVSPKYLSGLLNVLTGQSTQQHIHNKLIEQAKERLSTTDLPITAIAYELGFEHSQSFSKLFKSKTKLTPVEFRRSFN; encoded by the coding sequence GTGAAAGAAATTCAAAAACCATATAGAATTAAGACCATCAGCGAGTTTCATCAGTTGAGAGGTTTACCAAAACCGGAACATCCTTTGATCAGTGTAGTGGATTATGGATCTATTATACATTCTTCGGATTTTAATCTTACGAGTTGGACTCTCGATTTTTATTCCATTTCTTTAAAAAGGAACTCTGCCGTAAAAATGAAATATGGGCAGCAGGAATATGATTTTGACGATGGTATCTTGTTCTTTATGGCTCCCGGTCAAGTTTTTAGGATCGAGATCGGTAATGATAGAAAACCCGAACATTCCGGATGGATCTTGTTGGTCCATCCGGACTTTATCTGGAATTCCACATTGGCAAAGAATATTCGGAAATACGAATATTTTGATTACTCAGTGAACGAGGCCTTATTCCTTTCCGAAAAAGAAGAAGTCGTATTAAATGATATCGTGGGTAATATTCGCCAGGAATACCATTCCAATATAGATAAATTTAGCCAGGATATCATTATTTCCCATATCACTACTCTACTCAATTATGCGGAGAGATTCTATCATCGTCAATTTATCACAAGAAAGATCACGAATCATAAAATCTTGGATCGTTTGGAAGAAATTTTAGTCGAATATTTCCGAGAAGGAGACCTGAGAGAAAAAGGTCTGCCTTCGGTGCAATATGTAGCGGAGCTATTGAATGTTTCTCCGAAATATCTAAGTGGTCTACTGAACGTATTAACCGGTCAGAGCACTCAACAACATATTCATAATAAGTTGATCGAACAGGCAAAAGAAAGATTGTCCACTACCGATTTACCGATAACCGCGATCGCTTATGAACTCGGTTTCGAACATTCTCAATCTTTTAGTAAACTATTCAAAAGTAAGACAAAACTTACTCCTGTGGAATTTCGTCGTTCGTTCAATTAA